The Pontiella desulfatans sequence GATGAACGTGATTCTGGTGGTGGCCGACGACATCAGTTCGCGCGAATTCCCCTTCTATGAATCGACCAAGTGGACGGGCGACCGCCGGGCCCGAACGCCGATGATGGATCGGATGGCGGTCGACGGTGGATGTTTTGTTGAGACGTTTTGGGCGGCGACCATCTGTAAGCCCAGCCGTGTGCTGTTGATGAACGGCACCTATGCCTACAACAACAAGTATTGGGACAACAAGCATATCGGTGCGGATTGCCGCAATGTCTACTCGGCCTACGAAAGTGCGCCGATCACGCTCGGGAACATGAGCCGCGATGCGGGCTATGCGAACATCTGGGTTTCAAAGAACCACATCGCCAGTGGCGGGGATGTGCTGAGCTTCGGGTTTAACGAGTGCGTGTTCAATCCGGCGGAGCCCGCGCGCCACATGGGGTGGAACCAATTCGGCACGCCGAACAAGAATCCCTATCCAATCTTCCGCACGAAAGATCCCGAAGACTGGGACCACGAATCCTTTTTCTGGTGGCCGGAAATCCAACTGATCAACCATCCCGACCACCCGAACGAACCGTTCAAATTCGCCAAGACGCAGATCGACGACTATGCGCCCGATCTGGAAATGGCATATATCTTCGATTTCATGGATCGCTCTCGGGAATCCGTTCTTCGTGCTGCACACGCCGCACCTTGGACATCTGGCGAAGGATTGCGCCGTGCCGGGCACGCCGACCGTATGGCCGGGGACTCCGGTGCTGGAGTGGAAGAACGGGAACTATGTCCGCAAGGAGCCAAAGCATGTCGCCAAGGCAGACGGCTCGTATGACCGGAAAAACATTACGCCCGACGGGCTGAGCTACCATGTGGAATATCTCGACTACCACATGTGGCAGTATGTCGAAAAGCTCAAGCAGATGGGCGAGCTGGAAAACACGGTCATTATTTTCAGTGCCGACAACGGGACGCAGGATAATGCAGGCAATTTTGGCAAGGCACGGATTACCCAGCAGCAGGGCATGCACGTGCCGCTGCTCATCTATGCCCCCGGTGTCAAGAACCTGGTGCAGGGCCGACGCATCATTCAGTCCGACTTTACCGATGTGCTGCCGACATTGGCGGAGGTGATGGGCTTCGATTTTCCGAAGGGCTACGACAAGCTCGACGGCAAGAGCCTTTGGCCCTATCTGACCGGCAAGAGCAAGCACCACCGCGACTGGATCTATTCCATGCGCATCGATGCCCAGATGATCCGCAACGACAAGGTGCTGCGCGACGGCCAAGGCACGTGGTACGACGTGAACAAGCGCCCCGGCGATTATCACAGCTTCAC is a genomic window containing:
- a CDS encoding sulfatase-like hydrolase/transferase; this encodes MPGTPTVWPGTPVLEWKNGNYVRKEPKHVAKADGSYDRKNITPDGLSYHVEYLDYHMWQYVEKLKQMGELENTVIIFSADNGTQDNAGNFGKARITQQQGMHVPLLIYAPGVKNLVQGRRIIQSDFTDVLPTLAEVMGFDFPKGYDKLDGKSLWPYLTGKSKHHRDWIYSMRIDAQMIRNDKVLRDGQGTWYDVNKRPGDYHSFTKLDDLPNGEYKNMLLTEKAKLEPKLAKFNLYNTDSEAPLPPPDADGDGIADWFEEKHGPLNPKEDSDGDGVDNYHEYVHGGDPKDPKSPTKKQLPHLIEVSDAQGEYLALQFDRLEELGPDYWCVIEGSANGKQWTTDGVMQQHTRRSNHDGTERIVARIAADKSKANLKQLRLTVHKPKKRQPRKFVNLLK
- a CDS encoding sulfatase-like hydrolase/transferase, with the protein product MKKLLISSFMFGCILSVVAKPMNVILVVADDISSREFPFYESTKWTGDRRARTPMMDRMAVDGGCFVETFWAATICKPSRVLLMNGTYAYNNKYWDNKHIGADCRNVYSAYESAPITLGNMSRDAGYANIWVSKNHIASGGDVLSFGFNECVFNPAEPARHMGWNQFGTPNKNPYPIFRTKDPEDWDHESFFWWPEIQLINHPDHPNEPFKFAKTQIDDYAPDLEMAYIFDFMDRSRESVLRAAHAAPWTSGEGLRRAGHADRMAGDSGAGVEERELCPQGAKACRQGRRLV